In Prosthecobacter vanneervenii, the genomic stretch GCGAACTTCATCCCCGCGCGACTGCTGCAAACCTCACCCTCGCGTGAGGGCGGCCGCGATGCGAGCGCTGCAGGGCGGTATGAGATCATCGATCTCGATCTCTCGAAGTATGACCGGCTCTCCACGCGCTTTGCACAGGAGCAGGAGCGAACGCTGGACTTTCTGAAGAGCGGGATCGCCACGAAGAGCAAAAGCTTCAACAAGCTCATCGGGCAGATCGAGCTGGTGGCGGTGAACTCCAAAGCTCCCATTCTGATCATGGGGCCAACGGGCGCGGGCAAATCCATGCTGGCAGGCCGCATCTACGATCTGCGCCGCGAGCGCGCGGGATTGAGCGGCCGCTTTGTGGAGGTGAACTGCGCCACGCTGCGCGGAGACCAGGCGATGTCCGCATTGTTTGGCCACAGGCGCGGAGCCTTCACCGGTGCCCAGTCGGACAGACCAGGGTTGCTCAAGGAGGCGGATAAGGGGCTGATCTTTCTGGATGAAATCGGCGAGCTGGGACTGGACGAGCAGGCGATGCTGCTGCGTGCGCTCGAAGACAAAACCTTTCTCCCTCTGGGAAGCGACAAGGCGGTGCAGAGTGATTTCCAGCTCATCGCAGGCACGAACCGCGATCTGCGTGCGCAGGTGACCGCCGGCAAATTTCGTGATGATCTGCTGGCGCGCATCAATCTGTGGACCTTCACGCTGCCCAGCCTTGCAGAAAGGCGTGAGGACATCGCAGCCAATCTCGACTTTGAGCTGGAGCGCTTTGCCAAAACGCATCGGCGTCAGGTGCGCATGAACAAAGAGGCTCGGGAGGCCTTCCTGAAATTTGCCCGCAGCCCGGAGGCGAAATGGAGCGCCAATTTCCGCGACCTGAATGCAGCAGTGACACGCATGGCCACGCTGGCACCCCGAGGCAGGATCACCGTGGAGTGTGTGGAGACAGAAATGGCACGCCTGCGTGAAGGCTGGCGGGAAGTGAACGCGGACATGCCGCGGAAAGAAAATCCTGTGCTGACTGAGGAGCAGAGAGCGGCGATTGATCCTTTTGACCTGGCGCAACTCGACTACGTGCTGCAGGTCTGCCGAGAGAGCAAAACGCTCTCGGATGCGGGACGAAAGCTCTTCGCCGTCTCGCGCACCAAGCGGGCGAAGATGAATGATGCCGACAGGCTCAAGAAGTATCTGGCCCGCTTTAAACTGCGCTGGGATGACCTGGCAGAGTGATTGGGTTAAGCAGGCAGAGAGCACCGACTCATAAGAAGAGAACAAACTTGGAAGTTCGCCCTACATCTGCACGCACAGTTTCGCGATCTCGTTCTTGCTCAGCTCGCGCCACTTTCCTTTCGGCAGACTGCCCAGCTCCAGCGTGCCGATTTTCACACGCATCAAGCGGAGGACTTCGATGTTGAAGGCTTCCAGCAGGCGGCGGATGTGGCGGTTGCGCCCTTCATCCAGGATGACTTCGAGCCACATGTTTTTTTCGCCGGCACGGAGAATTTTGACCGCCTTGGCGGAGAGGTGGCCGCCTAATTCTTCATCCTCGACGCCCTGCCGGATCTGGGCGAGACGCTTTTCATCCACAGTGCCGCCGATCTGCACGTGATAGGTTTTGTCCACATGGGTGTCTGGATTGGTGATGGCATCCGCCCAAGTATTGTCATTGGTGAAGAGCAGCAGGCCCTCGCTGGCCTTGTCCAGGCGGCCTACGGGGGAGAGATGCGGCAGGCGTGAGCCCTCAAAGCAGGAGTAAACCGTCTCACGCCCGAGCTCATCCGAAGCACTGGTGACGAGGCCGCGCGGCTTGTTGAGCATGACATAGACCTGCTTTGCCTGATTGATGCTGACATCATCCATGATGATGATGTCTTTTTTGAGCACGACGGGGAATTCAGGATTTTTTCTCACCACGTGATTCACCTGCACCTTGCCCATGCGGATCAGCTCCGTGGCTCGACTGCGCGAGCAGAAGCCCAGCTTTGACATGGCGCGGGCGAGTCCGGTGCGGGTGGTGGGTGGCGGTTGTGACATGGCGGCAGAGTTAGCGCATGCGTGACAGCTTTGCCGGGGGAATCTGCTGGTGAAGAGGCCTGCGCAGGCAATAACTACAGCATCAACCTCGTTTGGAAATAACGAACCTCATGACTTCACGACGCGCAATCAAGCTGATCTTTCTCCTGCTTGCCTGCCTGCTGCTGACGTCTCACGCATCTGCAGCGACGATCGACGCCATCACTTTTGCTGCTGAACCGGGAAAGCTTTTTCTGCCTGCCAATGAAGCGCTTGATGAGCTAAAATGGCCGGTGGCCCGGGATGATAAAGGAAGAATCTCTCTGCTGAACGAAATGGAAGTGAAGGCCGGGACACTGCGCATCCTGCCAGATGGCACCGAGCTGGTAAGCACAGAGCTCCTGGCCCAAGCCGGAGCGCAAGTGACACCGCCGGATGAAGATGGCAGCGTCAAAGTAGGAGGGTTGTTTCGTGGTTTCGTGCTGAAGGCCGGAGCACAGCGGGTGGTGGTCAGCCTCAAGCGGCAGGTGCTCCAGGGGTGGCAGGGCGACCGCCTGGTGATGCAAACGCACATCAGCTCCGGCCGCAACGGACGCACGCCCGCAGGTGAATTCCACGCAGGCCCCTTCCGGACGGCCATGCACTATTCCAGCCTCTTTCAAAATGCGCCGATGCCATGGAGTGTGCAGATCAACGGCAACATTTTCATCCATGGCTTCACCAGCGTTCCCGATTACCCCGCCTCCCACGGCTGCATCCGGGTGCCGCTGACAAATGGCAATCCGGCCAAGTTTTTCTACGAGTGGGTGCTCAGCGGCACGCCGGTGAGCGTGACGAAGGATTAATACTCAGGCGCGAGGCTTCAGATCTCGCTCGATGTCCTCACGATCGACGCGATTGCGCGCCTTGATCTTGTGGTCGCGCTTGTTGCGGCGCTCGACGGTCATCTGGCGTTTCTTGCGTTGCTTGCGCAGCTTGGCGATTTCCTCTTCCAGCTTCAGGTAGCCTTCGTAGCGCTCGGCGTCCAGAGTACCCGCCTCCACAGCACCACGGATGGCACATCCGGCATCGGAGCCGTGTTTGCAGTCGCCGTATTTGCACTGCCGGGCGAGTTCGTCGATGTCGGCAAAGCGCTCGCGCAGCGTGGTCTCATTCGTCCACATCTGGACTTCCTTGATGCCGGGGTTGTCGATGATGATGCCACCTTTATCGAGCACCAGCAGCTCTCGGGCGGTGGTGGTGTGGCGGCCTTTGCCGGTGATCTCGTTCACCTCGTCCACCCACTGCCAGTCCTCTCCCAGCAGCAGATTGACCAGCGCGGATTTGCCCACGCCGCTGGAGCCGATGATGGCCACGCTCTGCCCGCGCTTGAAGTAATCTTTCAGCACCTTGAGCCCTTTGCGTTTTTTGACACTGGTCACATGCACGTCGGCCTCGGCATTCAATGCACGGATGGAGTCTGCGGCCTCCTGGTTCTGGCTGTCGGGATAGAGGTCGGCTTTGTTGACCAGCACGACCGCCTTGGCACCGCTGCGGGCGATGAGTGTGAAGTAGCGCTCCATGCGGCGCAGGCTGAAATCAGGACCCGCATCGGTCACGACGATGACTGCATTCACATTGGCGGCTATGACTTGCTCCTCGGCACTGAAGCCGGAGGCCTTGCGGGAAAAGCAGGTCTGCCGTGGCAGGCGGGCGCGGATGATGTTGTCACCATCTTCGCCTCCCACTTCCAGAGCCACCCAGTCGCCCACGGCGGGCAGGTCTGCATCGGTTTCGGCATCGTGATAAACTTTGCCGCTGAGGATGACCTCGAACTCATCAAAACCCTTGGCACCGTCTTCCAGCAACGCGCCGTAGCTGATCTTGTTGTCCCGGATCAGGCGCGCAGGCTTCCAGCCTTGGGCATGGTAGGGCTCAAAATGCTTCGCAAAGAAGTCATTCCAGCCCAGATCGATGAGACTTAGCGACGCCATTGATACATCCAGCGTTCGGAGATGACCTTCTTCTCGTCCTTCAGCTCCATCATGATTTCCAGCAGATTGGTGGCCTCAGGGATATCGAGCTTAAAGAAGGCGCGCCAGCCGCCGGTCTCGTTGTTCCGCATCACGCGCTTGTCCAGCACCTTGCCTTCGCCACCACTGAGCACCACGTCAATGTCCGGCGTCCAGTCTTTGGGCTTGCCGGCTCCGTTTTCACCGCCTTTGGCAAAGTCGATCACATAGAGGTGGTCGTCTGAGTCCATCACAAAGCCACGGCGGGAGCTGATGACTTTGCAAAGCGTGCCAGGCTCGTGCTGGTCCAGCCAGCTGAGCTTGTACTCCACCTTGAGAGGCTCCTGCGGGGTGGCTGGCAGGTTATCGGGCTTCCACATGGCCACGATGTTGTCCCAGGTCTCCTCGCCGCTGGAGAGCTCCACCAGCGTCACTGCACCTTTGCCAAAGCCGCTGATGGGCTGCACCCACACCGCAGGGCGGCGGTGGTAGTTGGCCTCCAGATCCTGGAAGTTATTGAAGTCACGGTCACGTTCGGCCAGGCCAAAGCCCTTCAGATTGCCGGTTTCAAAAATGCTCAGGCGCATGTCTCGGCTGACATCCAGCGGACGCCAGATGCTCGGACCGCCTTCGATCTCGATCTGCATGCCGTCTGAGTCGTGCACCTCGGGACGGAAATCGTAGGGCTTGGGGTGGGAGTTTTCACCAAACCAGAACATGCTGGAGAAGGGAGCGATGCCCAGCATCTTCACCGCCTTGCGCAGGTGCAGAGTGGCCTTGATCTTCATCTCGGTGCTGACGCCCGGGGTGGACTCAAATTCATAAGCCCCCGTGACACTGGGCCCATTGAGCAGGGCCAGGAGCTTGAAGGA encodes the following:
- the rtcR gene encoding RNA repair transcriptional activator RtcR, giving the protein MPSSRSTIVFGFLGSNLDRANGPERWSKWRPTVAMCQQEDLLISRLELLVEPKFVELARQVKADIEKVSPETEVVIHEFPLKDPWDFQEVYERLYDFARGFSFDTDKADYLIHLTTGTHVAQICWFLLNEANFIPARLLQTSPSREGGRDASAAGRYEIIDLDLSKYDRLSTRFAQEQERTLDFLKSGIATKSKSFNKLIGQIELVAVNSKAPILIMGPTGAGKSMLAGRIYDLRRERAGLSGRFVEVNCATLRGDQAMSALFGHRRGAFTGAQSDRPGLLKEADKGLIFLDEIGELGLDEQAMLLRALEDKTFLPLGSDKAVQSDFQLIAGTNRDLRAQVTAGKFRDDLLARINLWTFTLPSLAERREDIAANLDFELERFAKTHRRQVRMNKEAREAFLKFARSPEAKWSANFRDLNAAVTRMATLAPRGRITVECVETEMARLREGWREVNADMPRKENPVLTEEQRAAIDPFDLAQLDYVLQVCRESKTLSDAGRKLFAVSRTKRAKMNDADRLKKYLARFKLRWDDLAE
- a CDS encoding glucan biosynthesis protein, translating into MKFILPFAALILAASPSPAQVTLESVKGFADLEKVAAQLALQPYQAPSQQLDPFFEGLKYDGHRQIRFLRDKALFADQGDVFRVEFFHPGWMFKKPVVFYNIQDTKTSGVPFDGSHFDYGELKVPAGAKNPVGYAGFRVLAPDSLVKHPFEFMVFMGASYYRAVTTQLGYGISARGVAVNTIGGEPEEFPDFTHFWFQQSKPGDKSFKLLALLNGPSVTGAYEFESTPGVSTEMKIKATLHLRKAVKMLGIAPFSSMFWFGENSHPKPYDFRPEVHDSDGMQIEIEGGPSIWRPLDVSRDMRLSIFETGNLKGFGLAERDRDFNNFQDLEANYHRRPAVWVQPISGFGKGAVTLVELSSGEETWDNIVAMWKPDNLPATPQEPLKVEYKLSWLDQHEPGTLCKVISSRRGFVMDSDDHLYVIDFAKGGENGAGKPKDWTPDIDVVLSGGEGKVLDKRVMRNNETGGWRAFFKLDIPEATNLLEIMMELKDEKKVISERWMYQWRR
- a CDS encoding L,D-transpeptidase; amino-acid sequence: MTSRRAIKLIFLLLACLLLTSHASAATIDAITFAAEPGKLFLPANEALDELKWPVARDDKGRISLLNEMEVKAGTLRILPDGTELVSTELLAQAGAQVTPPDEDGSVKVGGLFRGFVLKAGAQRVVVSLKRQVLQGWQGDRLVMQTHISSGRNGRTPAGEFHAGPFRTAMHYSSLFQNAPMPWSVQINGNIFIHGFTSVPDYPASHGCIRVPLTNGNPAKFFYEWVLSGTPVSVTKD
- the rsgA gene encoding ribosome small subunit-dependent GTPase A, producing MASLSLIDLGWNDFFAKHFEPYHAQGWKPARLIRDNKISYGALLEDGAKGFDEFEVILSGKVYHDAETDADLPAVGDWVALEVGGEDGDNIIRARLPRQTCFSRKASGFSAEEQVIAANVNAVIVVTDAGPDFSLRRMERYFTLIARSGAKAVVLVNKADLYPDSQNQEAADSIRALNAEADVHVTSVKKRKGLKVLKDYFKRGQSVAIIGSSGVGKSALVNLLLGEDWQWVDEVNEITGKGRHTTTARELLVLDKGGIIIDNPGIKEVQMWTNETTLRERFADIDELARQCKYGDCKHGSDAGCAIRGAVEAGTLDAERYEGYLKLEEEIAKLRKQRKKRQMTVERRNKRDHKIKARNRVDREDIERDLKPRA
- a CDS encoding pseudouridine synthase, with the translated sequence MSQPPPTTRTGLARAMSKLGFCSRSRATELIRMGKVQVNHVVRKNPEFPVVLKKDIIIMDDVSINQAKQVYVMLNKPRGLVTSASDELGRETVYSCFEGSRLPHLSPVGRLDKASEGLLLFTNDNTWADAITNPDTHVDKTYHVQIGGTVDEKRLAQIRQGVEDEELGGHLSAKAVKILRAGEKNMWLEVILDEGRNRHIRRLLEAFNIEVLRLMRVKIGTLELGSLPKGKWRELSKNEIAKLCVQM